Below is a genomic region from Dioscorea cayenensis subsp. rotundata cultivar TDr96_F1 chromosome 14, TDr96_F1_v2_PseudoChromosome.rev07_lg8_w22 25.fasta, whole genome shotgun sequence.
TTTTTCTTGAATtatcaatgaaaacattttaaTGCTCAAGATCttgttaattttcattttgaaattcaGAATTCCAGCCTTTGATCTTTGAATGCAGAAAAAAAAGGCAATAAGACAACTCAAGGTTTTTTTAATCTGCATACTCTCTGAAACATTGAATTGTGAACTGCTGTAAATTTTCTTTAGAATAAACacacaaccaagaaaattagCACAACTGTTAAACTGTATTTGACGATGTTCATTTTTGTATAAAACTCAGACTACACACAAAGAACaccaaagtaaagaaaaaaacagtGAGACTTCATGTCCACAATTCAAGTATAGTTTCTTCCATTAGAAACTCGACAATGTTATCTCCGACTTCAGTAATTGTGTTTTCAGTTTCAAGCCGAAGGTCCATCCAGTCCCTGCGGTCCATGTCCTTCCCTACCAACTGATCCAGCGTCATCGGAAACTGTAATTTCATATGCCACTCAACACCTTTGCACACTTCTTGTATGAGTTTCATTCCTTTGGGGATTGGCCGGACTTCATGCTGTACTATAGACATCCAAGGTGAGCAACTAAAGTATCTCTGATTTATCTCGACCAAAACTTCATTGATGCAATCAAAGAGAAGCTGTGGATCATCAATTAACTGAATGTACATGATTTCGATTTCATCGAGCAAGGATGGATCAAGCAAACGACTTGATATTACATCATAGCTAAGGCCAGACTTTTCAATCACAGCTTTAATGAATGCGTCCCTGATTTCCTTGTCATCCAAACTAGTTCCTAGAGCATGTTCTTCAAGTTGCAGTTGTGAATCTGAAATTTAATGAATTAGTTATTACTTGCTATGAAAAGAATGCCATatttggtgtgtttgagatCATACCATATTCAACTGATGTACTATGAGGGCTTATGATGTCTTCAGAGAAGCATTGGTCAAGAACCGACACCGGACTTGGCCGATCACACTTCTCCATCAAATTCTCCGGAGTTTCAGCATTATGTATCACCAGATAACTGGGCATCTCCTTCGAGGACTCctagaaatattaatgaaaagcATTGCATTTATGAGATAATGACAACCGATGACAAGGTATATGTTGCTTTCAGACAACAAGCTTACTTTTATTTGAGCATCATTCAATTCAACACTTTCATCAAAATGATTATTCTCTACTTTACGTTCATCATTGATCATTTCTACGATCTCCGTATTTCCTACAAATGAGGTTATGGACTAGTTAGTAGGAGAATAAAccaattcttttcttcttttgtttaacTCGATTCATAAGACATGAGTAGAATCATATACCATCTTGCTTATCAGTTTCAAGGACGGCTTTCTCGGCATCTGATTGAATTTGAATGCCAGTGACAGCATTTTCCTTCTTGGTTTGGCGTTTGGGGGAATGCATCATACCTCGAGGTGATAACTCTTCTTGAAAAGGACTGAATCTCTTATATGTCGAGAATTCTGGAAGAGAAAGTACTCTTCCTAAGGATTTTGGAGTTTTTTTCAATTGGAAGGTCTTTTTATCATCATCAGAGTTGAGCATCTCAACCATATGCTTTTTGGCTTCGGCGTAGAATGAAGGTTCTCTATAATCAGTGATCCTCATCGAAACACTGCCAGACTCTCCTTTGATCTTGTCTCTTCTCATGGCAACAATGGAAGGTTTAGGAGAAGTGCGCTTAGCGTCAGAAAAATTTTTGCTAGGGACTGCCTTCTCCATACTCTTTTGTCCATATGGAATTTTATGCAGAACACCATCCATAGATATCGAACGCCTTTCCTTGTTATCACCAATGACATTTTTCCACCTTCGTTTGATTTCTTTAAGAGAGAAGTATGACCCAACTCTTTCACTGACTTCCCGGTGTTTTCTACTATCTCTAGGGGGAGAGTTTGGAGTCATCGTAATCGAAGGATTTTGAGTAATTGATGAGTTCGGCCTTAGAACAATGATCCTGTTTAAAGATTGTTGCTTTATCTCCTTcggcttctccttcttcctaaAGAAACTGTGCCCATTTTGTCTGACAGATCCTTCAGATTGTGCTGAACTGCCAACATCTTCTCCAAGCATATCATTTTTACACAAGTCGAACTCAGACAACATTCCGGCATGAGCATTTTGAAGATCTTGTATATGTTTCAACAAAACCGAGTTCGGGTCCTGTACAAGCTTTAGGAATAACTCCCTGTTTGCATTCAGTGTCTCTAATGCATTGATAAACTGTTTTGACTGACACACAGATCCTTTTTCACTGACTCGCTTTGCTTCAACAAGCTTTTGAGTTAGAAATGCCTCAGCTACGTCACTCAAAGCCTTCTGAATAACCGACAACTTTTCAACCAGCTCAGAATCATGCTCCGGAAGGCAATTACTTTCAAGTGAAGGATTGCAATTAACACGCTTTTCGGCCACTTGACGTGTATTGCCATAGAAATCAACCATAAATGAAGCAAAGTCAGAGTCAGAGAAAGATCCTTCATATGAATTTGATTGCCGAGATTGATGTGAGTCAAGGTTAGCCAAATCCTTCAAGTCATTCAAAAGAAGATCAGTTACCACCTTAGAATTCTTGCCTGTTTTCTTCCGATTTTTCTCAGTATGGTATCCCAACTTTGTTCTCGGTCGTTCAAACCCCACTTCTGTTGTACTCCCCGCTTGCGGTTTCGACATCTCATCCTCCATAAGTGATTTTACACTTGCCATATTTGCATCAATTCTTCCGTcttcatttatttcattttcctGAAAGAGTACATTATGTATATACAGTGCACAATTATAAACTCTGTTTCCCGACAAAATCCATTTAAAGCTACTAAAGTTACCTCGAAACCTTCTTGCCTTTCTTCAGCATCACTGAGCAGCTCAAATTTGTTCCCAGAAAATCCATTGTCtgcacaagaaaaaaatttcgaTGAAATCCAATTGGAAATCTTCAAAAAGTTACCTATATCTCAATGAGAAGATTGCATTGCATCAAAAACATCCAACTCTTACCCAAATGCTTACCACTTCCTTGTGTTCGATCAGAAAGCAATCTTCGAGGGGCATGGCTACGGTGAAAATCAAACAAGCTAATGAAACCCCACATGCAACCAGCATTCTCCTTCTTGGATCGTTTCCGTGATTTCTTCGCCATACTAATAAGAGAGATTTATCGGTTATAATCCATCATGCAAGAGAAGAACATAAAAGAATTACATCAACTCCTTTCAATACAAAGAGTATGTGTAACAGATATCAAGCAAGGAACAGTTAGGATACAAAATTCAATGCTCATGTAAAAAAATTAGGTAGCAAAtctcagtttttttttcccaaaacagAAGAACACAAATTTAGGAAATAAAAAGTACTAAAGGATCACTGAAACTGTATGTACTTAAAACTCACTACTTGATTCTGCAAACAATAAGTTTTAAGTTTTTGCACATAAAACACAAAGAATTGGGAAACAAAAAGTTACACAAAGATCAGAGAAACTTTAGATGCTTAAAATCACAGTCTTTTATCCCAATCTCAATGGCCTAATTCATATAATAAGAACAAATCTCAAACAAGTCCAAGTTTttcccagaaaaaaaaaaacaaagaattgggAGATAAAAAGTACACAAAGATCAGTGAAACTTTGGTacaatttctaataaaaaaaaaaaaatgaccattGATTCATAGTTTGatcaaaacataagaaatcaaagaaagaaatactTGAAACTAACAACCAATCCCAAATGAATTGGGAGATAAAAAAGTACACAAAGATCAGAGAAACACTGTTGAAATCTCATTCTCCAAATCCAAACCTGAATCAAAGAACCAATCCCAAATGAATTCTCCAAACTTCTAAACTTCAAAATCTCTCCCTATTTACAACCTGTTGAGAAAATtccacaaaatcaaaacaaccaAATACAAACATCCCCAAAAAGactaaaacaagaagaagaagaaaaatccaaCCTTTTTCTCCAGAACTGCACTAAAAGACCAAAATTTCTCTGAATTCTCTGATGATCAATCAAATTCATGCATCAATACACAACTCCGCTAGTCACTCTATCTTCTCAAAAACAGAGCCAAAACACACCACAAAACCGattaaaaatccaaactttgCTGCAAAATCAA
It encodes:
- the LOC120275484 gene encoding uncharacterized protein LOC120275484 isoform X3, with the protein product MAKKSRKRSKKENAGCMWGFISLFDFHRSHAPRRLLSDRTQGSGKHLDNGFSGNKFELLSDAEERQEGFEENEINEDGRIDANMASVKSLMEDEMSKPQAGSTTEVGFERPRTKLGYHTEKNRKKTGKNSKVVTDLLLNDLKDLANLDSHQSRQSNSYEGSFSDSDFASFMVDFYGNTRQVAEKRVNCNPSLESNCLPEHDSELVEKLSVIQKALSDVAEAFLTQKLVEAKRVSEKGSVCQSKQFINALETLNANRELFLKLVQDPNSVLLKHIQDLQNAHAGMLSEFDLCKNDMLGEDVGSSAQSEGSVRQNGHSFFRKKEKPKEIKQQSLNRIIVLRPNSSITQNPSITMTPNSPPRDSRKHREVSERVGSYFSLKEIKRRWKNVIGDNKERRSISMDGVLHKIPYGQKSMEKAVPSKNFSDAKRTSPKPSIVAMRRDKIKGESGSVSMRITDYREPSFYAEAKKHMVEMLNSDDDKKTFQLKKTPKSLGRVLSLPEFSTYKRFSPFQEELSPRGMMHSPKRQTKKENAVTGIQIQSDAEKAVLETDKQDGNTEIVEMINDERKVENNHFDESVELNDAQIKESSKEMPSYLVIHNAETPENLMEKCDRPSPVSVLDQCFSEDIISPHSTSVEYDSQLQLEEHALGTSLDDKEIRDAFIKAVIEKSGLSYDVISSRLLDPSLLDEIEIMYIQLIDDPQLLFDCINEVLVEINQRYFSCSPWMSIVQHEVRPIPKGMKLIQEVCKGVEWHMKLQFPMTLDQLVGKDMDRRDWMDLRLETENTITEVGDNIVEFLMEETILELWT
- the LOC120275484 gene encoding uncharacterized protein LOC120275484 isoform X2 translates to MNLIDHQRIQRNFGLLVQFWRKSMAKKSRKRSKKENAGCMWGFISLFDFHRSHAPRRLLSDRTQGSDNGFSGNKFELLSDAEERQEGFEENEINEDGRIDANMASVKSLMEDEMSKPQAGSTTEVGFERPRTKLGYHTEKNRKKTGKNSKVVTDLLLNDLKDLANLDSHQSRQSNSYEGSFSDSDFASFMVDFYGNTRQVAEKRVNCNPSLESNCLPEHDSELVEKLSVIQKALSDVAEAFLTQKLVEAKRVSEKGSVCQSKQFINALETLNANRELFLKLVQDPNSVLLKHIQDLQNAHAGMLSEFDLCKNDMLGEDVGSSAQSEGSVRQNGHSFFRKKEKPKEIKQQSLNRIIVLRPNSSITQNPSITMTPNSPPRDSRKHREVSERVGSYFSLKEIKRRWKNVIGDNKERRSISMDGVLHKIPYGQKSMEKAVPSKNFSDAKRTSPKPSIVAMRRDKIKGESGSVSMRITDYREPSFYAEAKKHMVEMLNSDDDKKTFQLKKTPKSLGRVLSLPEFSTYKRFSPFQEELSPRGMMHSPKRQTKKENAVTGIQIQSDAEKAVLETDKQDGNTEIVEMINDERKVENNHFDESVELNDAQIKESSKEMPSYLVIHNAETPENLMEKCDRPSPVSVLDQCFSEDIISPHSTSVEYDSQLQLEEHALGTSLDDKEIRDAFIKAVIEKSGLSYDVISSRLLDPSLLDEIEIMYIQLIDDPQLLFDCINEVLVEINQRYFSCSPWMSIVQHEVRPIPKGMKLIQEVCKGVEWHMKLQFPMTLDQLVGKDMDRRDWMDLRLETENTITEVGDNIVEFLMEETILELWT
- the LOC120275484 gene encoding uncharacterized protein LOC120275484 isoform X1, yielding MNLIDHQRIQRNFGLLVQFWRKSMAKKSRKRSKKENAGCMWGFISLFDFHRSHAPRRLLSDRTQGSGKHLDNGFSGNKFELLSDAEERQEGFEENEINEDGRIDANMASVKSLMEDEMSKPQAGSTTEVGFERPRTKLGYHTEKNRKKTGKNSKVVTDLLLNDLKDLANLDSHQSRQSNSYEGSFSDSDFASFMVDFYGNTRQVAEKRVNCNPSLESNCLPEHDSELVEKLSVIQKALSDVAEAFLTQKLVEAKRVSEKGSVCQSKQFINALETLNANRELFLKLVQDPNSVLLKHIQDLQNAHAGMLSEFDLCKNDMLGEDVGSSAQSEGSVRQNGHSFFRKKEKPKEIKQQSLNRIIVLRPNSSITQNPSITMTPNSPPRDSRKHREVSERVGSYFSLKEIKRRWKNVIGDNKERRSISMDGVLHKIPYGQKSMEKAVPSKNFSDAKRTSPKPSIVAMRRDKIKGESGSVSMRITDYREPSFYAEAKKHMVEMLNSDDDKKTFQLKKTPKSLGRVLSLPEFSTYKRFSPFQEELSPRGMMHSPKRQTKKENAVTGIQIQSDAEKAVLETDKQDGNTEIVEMINDERKVENNHFDESVELNDAQIKESSKEMPSYLVIHNAETPENLMEKCDRPSPVSVLDQCFSEDIISPHSTSVEYDSQLQLEEHALGTSLDDKEIRDAFIKAVIEKSGLSYDVISSRLLDPSLLDEIEIMYIQLIDDPQLLFDCINEVLVEINQRYFSCSPWMSIVQHEVRPIPKGMKLIQEVCKGVEWHMKLQFPMTLDQLVGKDMDRRDWMDLRLETENTITEVGDNIVEFLMEETILELWT